A single Plasmodium yoelii strain 17X genome assembly, chromosome: 10 DNA region contains:
- a CDS encoding succinyl-coa ligase subunit beta, hydrogenosomal precursor, translated as MNALKKELKCMMMGRRNLGHSILKRGTNLSYKNIRSCQFFVEKKYLSIHEYLSIDLLRNNNIPCPQGFHAQTPEEAEEKALELQNICGDIDLVIKAQILSGGRGLGYFKENKFEGGVHICRNSMEIKDVASKMLNNTLVTKQTGPDGKKCNTVFICERFYIRKERYVAFLLDRNSDSICLLGSSVGGSSIEDISKKTPEAIYKININIKDGLTDGQSREFCEQIGFKGNELDMATDMVVNLYKIFKKYDCTLLEINPLSETNDGRVLCCDAKLNFDDNAEYRQKEIFEKRDLTQENPEELEAKKYNLNYVSLDGNIACMVNGAGLAMATLDLIVLHKGSPSNFLDVGGSATETEIAEALKIIDNNDKAKVCFINILGGIMRCDIIARGIINAAKQIKFKKPLIIRLEGTNEKEAIKIIEESKIKCIICQDMNLAAEKAVALAEIIEIAKRSNINIIVS; from the coding sequence atgaacgCATTAAAGAAGGAATTAAAATGTATGATGATGGGACGCAGGAATCTAGGACATAGTATATTAAAAAGAGGTACCaatttaagttataaaaatattaggaGTTGTCAATTTTttgtggaaaaaaaatatttaagtaTACATGAATATTTGTCAATAGATTTATTacgtaataataatattccaTGCCCACAAGGGTTTCATGCACAAACCCCAGAAGAAGCAGAAGAAAAAGCATTAGAACTTCAAAATATATGTGGTGATATAGATTTAGTAATAAAAGCCCAAATATTAAGTGGGGGTAGGGGATTAGGatattttaaagaaaataaatttgaagGTGGAGTACATATATGTAGGAATAGTATGGAAATAAAAGATGTTGCCtcaaaaatgttaaataatacattagtTACAAAACAAACAGGACCAgatggaaaaaaatgtaatactGTATTTATATGTGAAAGATTTTATATAAGAAAAGAAAGATATGTAGCATTTTTGTTGGATAGAAATTCGGATAGTATATGTTTATTGGGTTCAAGTGTTGGTGGTTCATCTATAGAAGATATAAGTAAAAAAACACCCGAAgcaatatataaaattaatataaatataaaagatgGTTTAACAGATGGTCAATCAAGAGAATTCTGTGAACAAATTGGATTCAAAGGTAATGAATTAGATATGGCTACAGATATGGTTGtaaatttatacaaaatttttaAGAAATATGATTGTACATTATTAGAAATAAATCCATTATCTGAAACAAATGATGGAAGAGTATTATGTTGTGATGCCAAATTAAATTTTGATGATAATGCTGAATATAGACAAAAAGAGATATTTGAAAAAAGAGATTTAACACAAGAAAACCCAGAAGAATTAGaagcaaaaaaatataatttaaattatgttTCGCTAGATGGAAATATAGCTTGTATGGTAAATGGGGCCGGACTAGCTATGGCAACATTAGATTTAATAGTTTTACATAAAGGATCTCCATCTAACTTTTTAGATGTAGGAGGAAGTGCAACAGAAACCGAAATTGCGGAagcattaaaaataattgataATAACGATAAAGCAAAAGTATgctttataaatatattaggTGGTATTATGAGATGTGATATTATTGCACGAGGAATAATAAATGCAGCCAAACAaatcaaatttaaaaaacCATTAATAATTAGACTTGAAGGAACAAACGAAAAAGAAgcaattaaaataattgaagAATCAAAGATCAAATGTATTATATGTCAGGATATGAATTTAGCTGCTGAAAAAGCTGTTGCTTTAGCTGAGATAATTGAAATTGCAAAACGTTccaacataaatataatagttTCATAG
- a CDS encoding inner membrane complex suture component, putative, whose product MIDNSENHASGYEMLIEMPNTTISSNNNNEERKYYEIYGNNKINDKDIYDNSKDRNEGEFEFGSPVNYTIGNKNSSEKYCYNINEKKKIETDIKYCGYFFISLIFLVFFILYYIYYGNYSRILYGTNYNGQICGKDLKSFKYLYYPLSPKTSKLEILNKYPKCLESCPTSDFSNKNKTDEDNLYGEKKKKNFFEENFFFPFKNNGDKNKGKIIDKNGNIETSVIYTDYTKGPNNNLYVEYLLNSKYYDTVNIMNICYPRDKMLREKVINVVFTNRYKIFVNLFSLHNSFFFVFLFIIVSILLSFLYIASLYYFPKFTFYIFIIFYLISIFFIPIYFVHNHLYLIFDPIKGSFFSYHYLISILTSFIMIIHAVISLIIFYIYKNTYKYTSKLIAITLKFIHDISNIIYAPIIISFVSILFFCVWIYLYVQIITSGMSYDQKLDLDLDSNGSSKILSLQKMFYYFKSSYLFSILWVCIYFFICEMLQSLNQFTICHLGTVWYFSDKKKSECNQNVVEEMKTIMKYHFGTIVLSSFINLATKHLRVLFFWINKTLSLPFFFNELIYNIKERFHFILNPMSKIVDMYTTSAYCEMSMTLYPYVTSCHISSKKLTNSTSPAAALHGISYITNIIFPGFTTMIITFFAFNIFNNFQTYNNIFSPRYIPNPFFSALVIGIICGIITSHFITIISTFSDTILYCFICECYQKQMIDESPLRKTFTPDLLREFILEIYEDYNSKL is encoded by the exons ATGATAGATAATAGTGAGAATCATGCAAGTGGGTATGAAATGTTAATTGAAATGCCTAACACTACTAttagtagtaataataataatgaagaaagaaaatattatgaaatatatgggaataacaaaataaatgataaagatatatatgataatagTAAAGACAGAAATGAGGGAGAATTCGAATTTGGAAGCCCAGTAAATTATACAATAGGAAATAAGAATTCATCtgaaaaatattgttataatattaatgaaaagaaaaagataGAAACagatataaaatattgtggttatttttttattagtttaatttttttagtattttttattttatattatatttattatggtAATTATTCACGTATATTATATGGGACAAATTATAATGGACAAATTTGTGGAAAAGATTTaaaatcatttaaatatttatattatccaCTATCTCCAAAAACATCGAAATtagaaatattaaataaatatccTAAATGTTTAGAATCATGTCCTACATCtgatttttcaaataaaaacaaaactGATGAAGATAATTTATatggtgaaaaaaaaaaaaaaaatttttttgaagaaaattttttttttccttttaaaaataatggtgataaaaataaaggaaaaataatagataaaaatggaaatatagAAACAAGTGTAATATATACTGATTATACAAAAGGAcctaataataatttatatgttgaatatttgttaaattcgaaatattatgatactgttaatattatgaatatatgTTATCCTCGagataaaatgttaagagaAAAAGTTATAAACGTTGTCTTTACAAatagatataaaatatttgttaatttattttctttacataattcatttttttttgtttttttatttataattgtatctatattattatcttttctatatatagcttctttatattatttccctaaatttactttttatatttttataattttttatcttatttctatattttttataccaatatattttgttcataatcatttatatttgataTTTGATCCTATAAAaggttcttttttttcttatcattatttaatatctATTTTAACATCTTTTATAATGATTATACATGCTGTTATTTCTTTAAttatattctatatatataaaaatacctATAAATATACATCAAAATTGATAGCTATTACACTAAAATTTATTCATGAcatttctaatattatatatgcaccTATAATCATTTCGTTTGTGtctattttgtttttttgtgtCTGGATATATCTTTATGTTCAAATAATAACATCGGGGATGTCTTATGACCAAAAG CTGGATCTCGATCTCGATTCAAATGGAAGTAGCAAAATTCTATCCCTCCAAAAAATGTTTTACTATTTCAAAAGTTCTTATCTATTTTCTAT attgtgggtatgtatatatttctttatttgtgAAATGTTACAATCACTTAATCAATTTACAATATGCCATTTAG gAACTGTTTGGTATTTtagtgataaaaaaaaatcagaaTGCAACCAAAATGTAGTAGAAGAAATGa aGACTATAATGAAATATCATTTTGGAACCATTGTTTTATCAAGTTTTATAAATCTAGCCACTAAGCACTTAcgagttttatttttttggataAATAAAACCTTATCTttacctttttttttcaacgaATTAATCTATAATATAAAGGAGAGATTTC ATTTTATATTGAATCCTATGTCAAAGATAGTGGATATGTATACAACATCTGCCTATTGTGAa atgtCTATGACACTATATCCATATGTGACGTCTTGTCATATATcctcaaaaaaattaacaaactCAACATCCCCAGCAGCAGCTTTACATGGG ataagttatataacaaatataatattccCTGGATTTACGACAATGATAATAACTTTTTTCGCATTCAAT ATATTCAACAATTTTCAAACCTATAACAACATTTTTTCACCTCGTTATATTCCCAACCCATTTTTTTCTGCACtg GTAATTGGGATAATTTGTGGAATAATCACATCACATTTCATAACAATTATATCCACTTTTTCTgatacaattttatattgttttatatgtGAATGTTATCAAAAACAAATGATTGATGAGAGTCCATTAAGAAAAACATTTACTCCAGATCTTTTACGAGAATttattttagaaatatatgaagattataattcaaaattataa
- a CDS encoding SNARE protein, putative, translating into MEDILGEIISLSEKKKKDEMNKRNDKKGTEYDGKSVSDGSKNKKGNSDYYKKKRRESYVKDDDTINICDASTVCTIDDDINIEKVNIFSKIIKNNKSKSSEQYFKDVEKNINENTPLFFNNGNTLNTYLLTVNEINTSISNIYTNIDKINVIKKKIELNIYDNEKLYSKINVIIKNSEDIITCIKEKINKLNAENNAFEENSNMISEIKLRVNIFIDIVNKYKNCINKYKNICNQYYEHVNKNIIKHYKLIHPNLSDHSIHKLLKQNNHNMEEFLNINKNAYKNNVMCFTNIDQLEIDKIKEKYNELKNLEKNIAGLNELYIELAYVIKKRKNLINNIENNVFQVKEYTEDALHNIAEAKRYNKMIKQKILYFSLFLLIIAFIILFPVFFNYSHF; encoded by the coding sequence ATGGAAGACATTTTAGGCGAGATTATTTCGctaagtgaaaaaaaaaaaaaagatgaaatgAACAAaagaaatgataaaaaaggAACTGAATATGATGGTAAATCTGTTTCAGATGGgtcaaaaaacaaaaaaggaAACAGTGACTATTATAAAAAGAAACGAAGAGAATCATATGTAAAGGATGATgatacaataaatatatgtgatGCGTCTACAGTTTGTACAATTgatgatgatataaatattgaaaaggttaacatttttagtaaaataattaaaaataataaatctaAATCTTCAgaacaatattttaaagatgtcgaaaaaaatattaatgaaaacactccattattttttaataatggaAATACACTAAATACATATTTACTTACAGTTAATGAAATTAATACAAGTatttctaatatatatacaaatattgataaaataaatgttataaaaaaaaaaatagagttaaatatatatgataatgaaaaattatattccaaaattaatgtaataattaaaaattccGAAGATATAATTACATgtattaaagaaaaaataaacaaattaaatgcCGAAAATAATGCTTTTGAAGAGAACAGTAATATGATAagtgaaataaaattacgtgtaaatatatttattgatattgtaaacaaatataaaaattgtataaataaatataaaaatatatgtaaccaatattatgaacatgttaataaaaatataataaaacattacAAATTAATACACCCTAATTTAAGTGATCATAGTatacataaattattaaaacaaaataatcaTAATATGGAAGAATTTCtaaatattaataagaatgcttataaaaataatgttatgtGTTTCACAAATATAGATCAATTGGAAATAGacaaaattaaagaaaaatataatgaattaaaaaatttagaaaaaaatatagctggattaaatgaattatatattgaattagcatatgtaataaaaaaaagaaaaaatcttattaataatattgaaaacAATGTTTTTCAAGTAAAAGAATATACAGAAGATGCACTTCATAATATTGCTGAAGCAAAAAGATATAACAAAAtgattaaacaaaaaattctatattttagtCTTTTCTTACTGATTATagcttttattattttgtttccCGTTTTTTTCAACTAttcacatttttaa
- a CDS encoding 60S ribosomal protein L14, putative has product MPKTALTEEEKLNLSKKKLLFNRYVEPGRLCLIEYGPYAGKLCFIVDIITITRVIVDGAGITGVPKTIMPIKRLKLLKQRVKINANSRTGLLRKEVNKSKVLEAFSKSNLGKKMMIKQKRDLATDYERFQIYYANKQLKKKMNLIKSQKKGQAQKTKA; this is encoded by the exons ATGCCAAAAACAGCTTTAACagaagaagaaaaattaaatttatcaaaaaaaaaattgttatttaaCAGATATGTTGAGCCAGGAAGATTATGCCTTATAGAATATGGCCCCTATGCTGGAAAG cTTTGCTTTATTGTAGATATAATCACAATTACAAGAGTAATCGTTGATGGAGCTGGTATAACAGg CGTTCCTAAAACAATAATGCCAATAAAGAGGCTTAAATTGTTAAAACAAAGAGTTAAAATAAATGCAAATTCAAGAACTGGTCTTTTAAGAAAAGAAGTTAATAAATCAAAGGTTTTAGAAGCATTCAGTAAATCAAATttaggaaaaaaaatgatgataaaacaaaaaagagATTTGGCTACTGATTATGAAAGATTTCAGATATACTATGCCAAcaaacaattaaaaaaaaaaatgaatctaATCAAATCTCAAAAAAAAGGACAAGCCCAAAAAACAAaagcataa